One window from the genome of Pseudomonas sp. L5B5 encodes:
- a CDS encoding DUF7024 domain-containing protein produces the protein MSEVSRSGSRVTKGLILAVVVVFVSFLYILFKSIGLYPLVMSDEYNYSKYSRLLPFSQGYLPNYLYFLLYSATSYCGDGFLQCSRVFNVAFFVCSFPFIYLVSRLVVARTVSFFIALVCILGPLNSYTAYYMPDSLYFFSFWVFCWFTLRLDLHSGLASWSASGAILGVCSVIKPHAFFLVPVVVLYISYSGYKILGIYFRSVVARALVFVLAVFLVRVLLGYLIAGQSGFSVFGAFYSSEVGKASGGLQKYISLARLGVYSAIGHILSLSVLFGLPLAIALTTLGKSFFSKGELCSRQKISFFLIFSLLVLVAVVALFTASVAGGGGYETIARLHMRYYDFLFPMFLIVAAAQIKNVEVSERKWIDIVCGVTISASALYVVYNGLDGYTPGFVDSPILRGITSNVNVFFAFCLGSFGLITFWVMGSKKSIVVFLYCYVPLSMAFSSFYLNKEMYAAIKPTVFDTAGIFVRQYLPSQELPHTLVVGKDVASLYRALFHIDSAGAKFEALPEGQLYNFSTTPEDTQWVLAIGDRLLPERKAGEFRVEMNGFQLVRVGRNMEVYFARDSWPGILESVGGLSWAEPWGRWSDTKTISLKFLEPLPEHLKVTIVGRAFGPNVGKVITLNLGAEKAEFSLGAAIEEKVIYLRNDGHSRSVFIDVPDPVSPMEMGASTDGRKLGIGLVKLRVEAD, from the coding sequence ATGAGTGAGGTTTCCAGGTCTGGATCGAGAGTTACCAAGGGTCTTATTTTGGCCGTGGTAGTTGTCTTTGTTTCTTTTTTATATATTCTATTTAAAAGTATTGGTCTCTATCCACTAGTCATGTCGGATGAGTATAACTACAGTAAGTACTCCAGATTGTTACCGTTTTCTCAGGGGTATCTACCTAATTATCTGTATTTTCTTCTATACAGTGCTACTAGTTACTGTGGGGATGGTTTTTTGCAGTGCTCAAGGGTCTTTAATGTGGCCTTTTTTGTCTGCTCATTTCCGTTTATTTATTTAGTGTCAAGATTGGTTGTTGCGAGAACAGTTTCATTTTTTATAGCGCTTGTATGTATTTTAGGACCTTTGAATTCTTACACTGCGTACTATATGCCTGATTCGCTTTACTTTTTTTCCTTTTGGGTGTTTTGTTGGTTTACTTTGAGGCTGGATCTTCACTCTGGTTTAGCTTCGTGGTCGGCAAGTGGTGCAATTCTCGGAGTGTGCAGTGTTATTAAGCCGCACGCATTTTTTTTAGTTCCGGTAGTTGTTTTATATATTTCATACTCAGGGTACAAAATCCTTGGTATTTATTTTAGAAGTGTAGTTGCAAGGGCTCTTGTTTTTGTGTTGGCGGTTTTTTTGGTCAGAGTCTTACTGGGCTACCTTATCGCAGGGCAGAGTGGTTTTTCTGTTTTTGGTGCTTTTTACTCCTCTGAAGTTGGCAAAGCTTCTGGCGGACTGCAAAAATATATAAGCCTTGCTCGCTTGGGTGTCTATAGTGCCATCGGGCATATTTTGTCGTTGAGCGTATTGTTTGGTCTTCCTCTCGCCATTGCGCTTACGACGCTAGGTAAATCATTTTTTTCAAAGGGTGAGTTGTGTTCGAGACAAAAAATTTCATTTTTTTTGATTTTTAGTCTATTGGTGCTAGTTGCTGTTGTAGCGCTATTCACCGCGTCTGTGGCTGGTGGCGGTGGATACGAGACTATTGCTAGACTGCACATGCGGTACTATGATTTTTTATTCCCTATGTTTTTGATAGTAGCGGCTGCTCAGATTAAAAATGTCGAAGTAAGTGAGCGTAAATGGATAGATATAGTGTGTGGGGTCACTATCTCTGCTTCTGCTTTATATGTCGTTTATAATGGATTGGATGGCTATACCCCTGGATTTGTTGATAGTCCAATCCTTCGAGGTATTACATCTAATGTGAATGTGTTTTTTGCATTTTGTTTGGGTTCTTTCGGGTTGATTACTTTTTGGGTGATGGGTTCGAAAAAGTCCATAGTTGTGTTTTTGTACTGCTATGTTCCTCTTTCAATGGCGTTCTCTTCGTTTTACCTAAATAAGGAAATGTACGCTGCTATAAAACCAACTGTTTTTGATACGGCCGGTATTTTTGTCAGGCAGTATTTGCCGTCTCAAGAGTTGCCGCATACTCTAGTGGTCGGTAAGGATGTTGCGAGTTTATATCGTGCTTTATTTCATATTGACAGTGCTGGTGCTAAGTTTGAGGCGCTGCCTGAAGGCCAGCTATATAATTTTTCTACTACTCCTGAGGATACCCAGTGGGTTTTGGCGATAGGTGACCGCTTGCTGCCAGAAAGAAAGGCAGGTGAATTTCGTGTTGAAATGAATGGTTTTCAACTCGTTAGGGTCGGCAGGAACATGGAGGTCTATTTTGCTCGTGACTCTTGGCCAGGAATATTAGAGTCTGTTGGTGGACTTTCTTGGGCTGAGCCGTGGGGGCGTTGGTCGGATACCAAAACAATTAGTTTAAAATTTCTGGAACCATTACCTGAACACCTTAAAGTCACAATTGTTGGTCGGGCCTTTGGGCCCAATGTTGGAAAGGTCATAACTCTTAATTTGGGTGCTGAGAAGGCGGAGTTCTCCTTGGGTGCGGCAATTGAAGAGAAAGTGATATATCTGCGGAACGATGGTCATTCCCGCTCAGTCTTTATAGATGTTCCAGATCCCGTAAGTCCAATGGAAATGGGGGCTAGTACTGATGGGCGTAAGCTCGGAATCGGGCTTGTTAAACTGCGGGTTGAGGCAGATTGA